The DNA region tttactcgcatttgcgacgaggtgctcgcagcgtacagccctgctttGGTGTGAACTGAGCTGTAGTCCGTTCAGCgttgggaatctttggtgtgaactgGGCTTTAGTCCGTTCAGCGTTGCTCGTgggcctccacctgctccaccgCGGCGCGTATCCTGTTCCTCACCAGCATCAGCGCGTCCACGCCGATCTTCATCTGCTTGGCCAGCTCGCGCATCTTCCGGGCCAGCTTGGTCTCCGAGTCCTTCTTCAGCTTCTGCTCCTCCTGGAAGTAAATGTCCATGCTCGCCGCGAACCCCTGCAGCACCCTGGTGGGCGAGGACGTGGGCTGCGTCTCGGCCAGGTTCTTGCCCAAGATCTGCGCCACCCTCATCATCTTCGCCACCTCGTCGTCCACGTCCTGCGCGACGGCGGCGTCCTCGAACTTGCGCAGGCGCTCGGTGCCGGCGTTGATGAACTGCAGGCAGCCCTCCACGTCCTCCATCTGGGCCTTGTGCTCCTGCAGGATCTCCTCCACCTTCCGGCGCTCCTGGCCGCTGTACCACTTGTCGGTGATGGTGGACGAGCCGCCCTTGGCGCCGCTGACCGCCACCCCGACGCCGATGGCCGTGGCGGTCAGGGACAGGCCCAGGGTGAAGGGGGCCAGGACGATGCCCGTGGCGGCGGCCACGCTGCCCCCGGCGATGCCCGCCACCTTGGCCTTCTTCTTGGTCTCGTCCAGCTTGTCGGCCAGGCCGTAGAGCTGCGTGATGTGGCTGTTGAAGATCTGACCGCGGTGGAACAAGAGGCACTCGAAGAGATTCAGAGCCAGTCGGACCCGCTGCGCTTCCGAGAGAAGGGTTCTAAATCACAGATACATATAAACCAGTGAGCTTGGTTTCTTTGTTGTTTACAGGGTCACAGGCATTTTTGTCTGTCAAAAAATTTCGAAATGGCAGCTTTAAAGTGCTACAAAAAATCAGCTGTGAACATACTGTTTGTTCTGCTCTTCCACTTGCTGGTCTATGTCTGATTTATACATTTTCTCCCAGCCTGAaagacacaaatgaacacagcaTTGAGGTATGGCTAATTAACCACACTAATATGCATTCCACCAAGGAACCATTAAGGAACCACTCTTAAGGAACCACTCGTAACTTACATTTGGCAGTGCACCACCACTCCATCAGCATGTCCAGCTCATTctgagaaagaaacaaacacaagcatacagCAGAGTTCAAATGGAAGCATCAAACCACAAGGGCTATTTAAGATGCCCTGAAAATAATTAAGACCACAGTCAAATCATTGACacataatcaatgtactgtaatgcaTTCTCACGATCTCTTAACTTTGATGAatttataaataaatagttATAATGTAAACATCTCAGCAAAATCAAACCAGATGAGCTATTTGAGATGTCCTGAAAATAAGTTAGATCATACCTATTCAGTGTAATGTCATCTCTTAACgtgattaatttatttattctctATGGAGATGAGTTTCCCCAACCATTACAGGCTGATATAAGTGGAGTCTTTGGAGGCTCTGAGCACCTGCTGCTGCCTTCAGGCAGGTGGAGCCAGAGAGCTGCTGTTGCTGTATGAGTTGAGGAGGGACTATTGGTGTAACGTTACCTTTGAGTTGAGGAGGGACTATTGGTGTAATGTTACCTTTGAGTTGAGGAGGGACTATTGGTGTAACGTTATCTTTGAGTTGAGGAGGGACTATTGGTGTAACGTTATCTTTGAGTTGAGGAGGGACTATTGGTGTAACGTTATCTTTGAGTTGAAGGGGGACTATTGCTGTAACACTACCTTTGGGTTGAGGGGGGACTATTGCTGTAACACTACCTTTGAGTTGAGGGGGGACTGTTGCTGTAACATACCTTTAGAGGAGGGACTGTTGCTGTGACGTTACCTTTTTGCTGAGGAGGGACTGCTGAGGGCTCCTCGCTGTGGGCAGTCGGCTCGGGAGAGACAGCTGTGGGTACAGGCCGGTTTTGGGTGCATGGTGGTCACCAGCGCTACTCTGGCCACTCTGCAGTCTCTGCAATGCTCTGGCCTGCGGTCAGAGAGGAGAAGTACCGTAAGAGACGAGGGCTCAGGACCAGGATGAGACTCAGACAGGGTCGTCTCAGGGCCGTTGCCTTGTGTATCATCAGCTTCAGAGTTGATGTCGTGTGAGGAGACGAGACTTGCCTACCTTGTACCAGTCAGGGGCAGGGGAGGagccgagggagagggagtggccATGGGAAGGGGCGTAGCCAGGGGAAGGGGAGTAGCGAACGGAGGAACTGCTTGGCGGTGGAGGACGGGAGGGCTTGTGTTTGCCTCTGAAGATCTAGCGAGGTGGGAGGAAGTTGGGTTATAAAGTGGTGTAACGGCACTTATGTTGTAGAACTGCCATATGCAATGCTATTTATTCTATATATTGTATGATGTACTGGTACCAAATAATTTATAACATGTAAATGTTGTATGTCCTGTATACTATACAtatatgaagagctcttttccaaaatgctataaatccatttaaaaacattaataagTCATGTTATTCAATTGTGTATTtaaggtaatatcaataaaagtgcAGCTGtggtgttttgattgagtaaagataaatcaaataacaataacccaattaaaGTTCCAATGAAAATTGGATATATCAGCACTAAGCCCCGAACAGGTTACACTAAATATAGAACAGCTGCTAAGGGCCGTTGTTAGGCACATTATGAAAGCAGAACGCCTAAAAAAAACCCTTAGCAGACTGGATCTTGGATGAGTAcgtatggatgtactgtatgtatatagacacacacacacacacacacacacacacacacacacacacacacacacacacacacacacactatattataTCTTATTAATGATGGTGCTTGCAATACCGTATCTTACCGGTAGGTTGAGCTCATCTGGGTCAATATAATGAGGCTCTTCCAAGACATCAACATACAAAGGATCCCCTGGCTCTTCTTCCTGGACATAtcaagacaaacacagagaggcaATCGTTTTTAAAACGGAACTACATTATTTACAAACAAAATAAGAAACCAATCCTTTAAGTCCTCCATGGAGCCCTGTCTGGTGAGCCCCTTACTGCTGTGATACTCTTCTGGTGGCAGGGCAGGACTTACAACCATAGATTTtattaaataataaacaaaatgatagatagatagatagatagatagatagatagatagatactttattgatccccaaagggaaattcaagaacaaaATGAGCTACAATGGAAACAGATAAGAAAGTAAATTGTATTATACAGATGTCAATTCTATGGTTGTCCTTTGACTTGTTGGATTTAGCTCATTGTAATGGTGCTTATCAATTTGTCCCATCTTCTTCACTCACAGTCTGAGCGACTGAGTAAACACAAGTCCTTAGAGATCAAAGTTCAAAATAGCTTCATTTTCCCCCTGACACAATTGTCTCGCTTGGAACACGTACAAACACAATACAGAAACGAAAACaattctctatctatcttcaaTTGTCTATTCTGTGAAATTGTTTTCATGCTGCAAGTAAGATTGGATTTTTATGATATGATATGTGATATGTGTAAGCCAAATCTTTAAAACAGACAGTTACATGGAATACTATCCTACTATTGTAGTACATATTATACTATATTACTAGTATGTATTCTAGTTACTAATCAGCACTGTTTCACATTAAATATCAGATACGAGAgcaaaaaaactaaaactaGCCTTTCCGCTACCACCAAGTGCCACACTTGACTAGGTGTCACAGGTGGGTCCTTTCTcacatgttttaaatgaaaaGCAAAATAATGCCATACCAGAGGATTTAAGACGTAAGGTGCACTCTGGTATTCTTTGCCATACTCTTCTGCTGTTTCCATGTGTGTTTCCATCTGTGGCTTAATGCACTGGGAGTGCCTCTTCCCGCGGCTGCTTTCTAGGCTAGACTGGCGATTTATGGCAGTTGCATGTTCTCATTTACAACAACCAAGTTCTCAGATAAGCCTTGGTTGAGAGGCACAGCGCAATAATTCCAGGCTTCACCATGTgtctgcgcatgtgtgtgtgtgtgtgtgtgtgtgtgtgtgtgtgtgtgtgtgtgtgtgtgtgtgtgtgtgtgtgtgtgtgtgtgtgtgtgtgtgtgtgtgtgtgttagaaagaaagaagaagtgtgtgtgtgtgtgtgtgtgtgtgtgtgtgtgtgtgtgtgtgtgtgtgtggagcaacaCCCTTATGAGTTTATATTTTCCATTATGGTCTCTTTCAGTACTGATTACAGAACAATGCAAGGTGAAGCTGAAGGTGATAAACCCaataaagtaaataaatgaCTAATCAAGTGAATAAATAACTGTAGGGTGGAGTGTGGCCATCTGGGCACAGTAGTACACGGTATGGTGCCACCTTTAGGTCTCTAGCTTTGGGATCTTGAAAGAGCCTCTAAACATGTATCTGTTCACCTCTCTAACTACCGGTAATTATTTTCCCTACATAGTCACAGCGCAGTTCATTGCTATTATTATTCTGTTAAATTCTATTTGATTTGAACATAAACTGTTCATTTCAATGTTAATGTATTGAAGTCATTGCAAGTTGTTTTGGATGAAAGCATCTGCTTAACACCATaaacataatcataatcataatcgtaAACATAAACAGGTTGTATTGGTCATCAGTAAACTCATTGTGTCAAACGGAGCGCTCGGTCACCTGGGAATCACTCTGTGCAGGCTGTGTTGTCTCTGACCGGTCATCAGGCTGTGTTGTCTCTAATGAACCgtcagactgtgttgtctcTGACATGTCTTCAGGCTGTGTTGTCTCTAACAGACCATCAGGCGGTATAGTCTCTAACGGACCATCAGGTCGTGTTGTCTCTGACCGGTCATCAGGCTGTGTGGTCTGTGACAGGTCATCAGGCTGTGTGGTCTGTGATGGGTCATCAGGCCTGAGCTGTTCTGAGTTTGTTtccgtctctgtctccgtctgcCTCTGGGGAGATGGAACAGATATTCATTTGTTACTTTTCAtttacacacaatgcacacttaGCTCTGTAAACACTATAACTGAAATTATTATGATTTCATTTGAGTCCTGTATGTTCATTCAAGACCTTCAAAATATGGTGAGAGTTTGAACAGGTTTTTTGTAATCCAGCAAGAagcttttccttttttaaagaaaataattCATGTGATAATGAATACACTCCTGAAACGAGAGCTTTATAGTAACAGGTTAGTACCATGAGAGGAGGCCTGGTCTCTGTTTCCTTGTATACTGATGCTCCAGGCCTGAGCGGAGGTCTGAGAGGAGGCCTGAGCTTCGCTTCCTTGTACACCGATGCTCCAGGCCTCAAAGACGGCCTTAGAGGAGGCCTGGGCTCTGTGTCCTTCTCCACTGATGCCCCAGGCCCCAAAGAAGGCCTGAGAGGTCTTCTGAGCTTTGCTTCCTTATACACTGATGATCCAGGCCTGAGAGGTGGTCTGGACTCTACTTCCTTGTACGCTGACGTTCCAGTTCCCTCAGAGACCCAACGGCGTAAAGTGGCTCTACTCGGCAGCGGAGGACGGACAGGCTTCGGCCGGCGACTGACCTCCAGAGGAAGAGGTTCACAGAGGAGAGGTCAGTGACTCACATTTAGGAGATACGGTTGGTACACACATCTCTAATTTCACCTATTtcaacaaccaaaacaatgtttACTGTACAAATAGTTTTGTTATATTTTCATACTTATATTGTATTTGTTGATATGTGTGGATTATACCAGTGTTGGTCATCTGcctgtgattattcaattttcAAAGCAAACTGTTGTGAGGTGGTCTTACAGGGGGCGTCAACTCATTTGGGCTGCTGTACAGGGGCTCGTCATCTGGGATCATGGAGAGATTCTCGGCTGGGCCAggctggacagacagacagacagacagacagagagagacacacacacacagggtaggaGAAGTGTGTTAAGAGCGTAACAGTCAGATACGTTTTTAACAACCCTTTGCACTTGTCCTCTGCACTATGAAAGgcaggggcgtagccagaggggtggctccgggtggcaaaggccacccttgagattcaattggccaccccaggtgccactccaaaatcctagtctatgattcgccattaacagtcaaaggcgagacctttcttgatgcacttgcagtGCACTAGTTTGAGatatcagggttcagaaatataagcaatctagcaaacatgcttgcagttataggctacatggcttattgtttttagcatgtgagcTTACAATAGGCCTGCTTGCACTAACactcaaatatacagtatttacctaTCGAATCTGCCAGTGCCCTTTTGGCATTTACAGtatcttatcacacacacacaaaacccagtattgCGACTGTGGAATCACGTCATGTAGGCACATTTTTATATCTACCAATTCTACCTACTCAGCCAACACTGAGTATATGTTGTATCATGAATAGTCTATTgccctaatgtaatattgacattgtggaaagtttacatagcttaggccagtgtttcttaactggtgggtcggaacccaaaagtgggttgtggtactgatctgagtgatgggtcacggagcttgtggctaaaaagaaataaaaaatcgcCAATTTAAAATGCCAGGGTTAGGGATAGGGttgtcagtcattgccatggcatggacatagacaatgtttatgtgacaggtcatgttagatataattttagggagctaatttacttttataaaagtatgcataattttaagatatcatgttaaacaagttggctgcaacccttaATACTTGAAGTAGAAAATGGATTCACTcaaattgaggacaaaataagacagaaacccctgtgtgtggggtgcacatgagagcataaaaccatccaaatTAAAATGCCACATGTaaaccactggcaaaaaaaaaaaacatttctcacTTCCACTTTGtagcgtgagaaatgtcaagtatggcgtgtggtgtgagaatgggtcaaatagTGTGACTGTCAACTTAGCTcaaagtgtgagagtgtggtcTTTGTCTTTCAATTTATGAGTGTGGTGTTTGGTGCATGATTttgctcatgcatgtgtgctaatttaacaacttgagcctgtttctgttcatctagatgccacccttgaattatccaatgccccactagggccacccttgttacaactctctagaatcgccactgatGATATCATCAGATTTTGAACATACTGTCATCTTTGGAACAATTACTAAATTGAGAGGTGGTTTGAACAGTTCATTCAAATTCATTTAATTGACATAACAGGCTTCTGAGCTGATATGGAATAGCTCAGGTCAGCTCACTTATGCGCCTCCGAACACATGCAGGTAGAGTCAGAGATTTTACCCACCAGGGTGCCAAAGGGGAACTCAGTTATCACCAAAAACGATTTCAAGTGGCATCTGCGAGCCCATGAACACAGTCAAGCAGGGTTGTCACACATACGGCCCAGGGGCCAGATTAGGCCTGCCAACAGGTGTCATATGGCCCCCACCCCCAGATGTTTTGGGTAGGAAGGGAAAATAAAACAGGGGAAAAAAGATTCACATCCGGTTGTCTTCAACAATGTGTAACAAGGTAATCAACAATATCTCGATGATAAGATATGATACACTGATTAAGCCTAGCACTACAAACCATCCTCAGGAAGGAAGAGGCTGAAACTGACATGGAGTAGagtaagaaagacagaaagagcagTATATGACAGCAGTACATGTTTGGTACTTGTTTTGGTCTGAAGTGGGTATAGTACAGTACAGGAGTATATCATCATTAAACAACACTTCATATAGCCATgcacaaaaataataatgaccATAATAATGGTGGCCACCACAATGTTGCGTCTCAACAAATCTGGCCCACTACCTTATGAGTTTGACACCTTTGCAGTAAAGATTAAAAACACCACAAGAGATCACCTGCGTTTCCTCTGAGTTCTCAGTGTTTTTGTGGAGCTTCTCGTTTGGTTGTGCCTGCTCCAAACCCTCTAGCTGCTCTTGGGTCAGACCCTGGGGTCTGGGTacgggtgggggaggaggggggtgattGGGTTTCACTCTACCTTTGCCTTTAAGattctgagagagggagagagagagagagagagagagattgctgtgttcacacacatgcttaaaAGCATTTGCATGTGATCACCTCTTACCACAGATGGGCTTCATCAGTGTAAGGTGGTAAATATTGGACAGTTGAGcgtgacaggaaatgagtggaaGATATAGTTGGGGCGAATTCGCTTATTGTGGGTCTGAATCAAACCTGGatccagtggtgtagtctatgtgATATGCAGGACTGCAcggtatacccacttaaaaagcatcaccatctcactaTACCCATTAAAAACtactactacatcacagtgtatccactacagctaactagactacaccactggtccATGTGGACAGTTACACCCTAATGTGATCAACTTAAACCATGGTGTGATAGAGGTGCTGCTactacatgttttgttttttttttgatgattttatttatctgacctactatggttatggttacggtatttagcagacacttttgtccaaagggacttacaaataacaacaaaacaataattacagttaacagtgaacaatttaaaagttgaCAATACTACATTaaagagaatagcaataataaaacaatgttaATTCAATCAATAGCTTAATGAAAAATAACTAAATACTTTAATATACCAACCATACCACATACAAAATGCTGAATAAACTATGTGCATGTTGAACAGCtatgcctttagacccctcttgaaagaccgAAACTAAAATGAACTAATATGCTATTGAAGACATGACAGACtatcattttttattattattattttaccttTATTTAAGCGGGGGAAAAGAACTTATGCTGGATGGAAAAGATATGCTTCCAAAATATACCGATGAGATTTGGAAAGCAAACTGTCACCATGATTTATCAGCCAACAATGTGTGCATGAGTTAGGACACAAAATAAGGAAGTACATAAAGGACTACCACATTGTGTCAGTTGTGAATGGCATTCTAACACGCCCACTCCATTGTGCTTGGTATTTGGCATTGGTATTTTTCCTCACTAtctccttcatcttcatcatcaagAAAGtttcatttaacacacacacacagacagccataACACTGACCATAGCTTGGCTGTGATCGGAAAATTAAGCCATGTGTCTTATAGAAGAGGATTAACACTTCGAGTTAACTTATCCTGATTGGTCACTGAATATTAGACATTATACCACTACGATCTATAGTGTTAACACTGTATGTAGTCAGATCTACTAGAAGAAACCAAAACAGTGCACTTACAGTTGCCATTTTTCCTGTGCCTCGACCTCAACACTGGGCAGGGTCAGGTCTTTCTTCCCAATTTAATGAATGGTTGTCCAGAGCAGCACTCCttcattccaccaacacaccTTTCAGCTGCTACTCTGAGCAGTCGTGAGGGGAACATCAAATAAAATCCAAGTCTGACACCGCAGAACTCAAACCAGACCTTCTCTTTACAGAGTATGATAGCTTTCTGACAACATGGTCACCATGTCATTAACATGCAGCCAGCGCTCAAACCTGTCTATCCAGACAGGCGTCGGCCTTTATTGGTTGGGTTAACAACAAAGAATTGAAATAACAAAAAGCAGCAACTGTAAATGACTTTCCATTGGGACCTATTTCGTCTCATTCTCACGCAGCTAGACACCCATAGCATGACCCCGTCCCAGTTGAGACATGTGGTATGAAGCAGTCACTCACATTCCTTATTGtaaatcaaataataataaataaagacaTAGCAAATAAGGAGTCAATGTGGCATTTTTAATTCCATTACTATAATAGAAATACAGCCATGTGGGGAAAACATGTTTGAGATACAGAAGAGTAGACAGCCAtgagagaaatgaaaaaaaaaaacctttaaaaaAGCTTCAACAGGATACATAATGATCAGCGAACTCATACTAGTGCATGGCGTGCTTTAGCCAATATCTGTGCCACTGGTGAATTCACTGCTTGTTTCCACAGTGTTTCTATGGCAACATCATCTTCCAGTCGGTCCTTAGTCCATCAGTGACTGGAAAATAACATTCCCATTTTCAGGAAAGCCACCAACTCAACAAATATCGCCATTATTCTTTGAGTAGTATGGCTCCACGACTTGACAGCCCCATTCCTGTCAATACACAATTCCCAGGTCTGAGCAGtcctctgagacacacacacgcacgcatcacATCGGAAGTTCATGAGCTTCCAGAGCCTCTTCTCAGTTTCCACCCTCCACAATTTTGCCAAAGTATTCCTTCTGGAATTGCTGGAATTCCTCCTCTGAGAAGATTGATTTCTCTTGTTTTGGTTTGACAACTGGCCGGTCTGGCCAATGCCTTGACTGTCGACCAGAATTCTGATTGACGATCTGGAAAAGAGCAACTTATTGATCACTCACAATCACCATCCCCAGCAACAGCCCATCATCTGCAGACTTTAGTTGTTTTTCTCATCAACACACTACATCTTACATATTTGAATCTGATCTACTCTTTTACAATTTACAATGTTCATCTATTGCAGAGTtatattttctgaaatgttTTCACATAGCTGACATCTCATTTTGTTTCATGCTTGTTATACCTTCTGGG from Sardina pilchardus chromosome 1, fSarPil1.1, whole genome shotgun sequence includes:
- the LOC134093823 gene encoding apolipoprotein L4-like isoform X2, translated to METHMETAEEYGKEYQSAPYVLNPLEEEPGDPLYVDVLEEPHYIDPDELNLPIFRGKHKPSRPPPPSSSSVRYSPSPGYAPSHGHSLSLGSSPAPDWYKARALQRLQSGQSSAGDHHAPKTGLYPQLSLPSRLPTARSPQQSLLSKKNELDMLMEWWCTAKCWEKMYKSDIDQQVEEQNKQTLLSEAQRVRLALNLFECLLFHRGQIFNSHITQLYGLADKLDETKKKAKVAGIAGGSVAAATGIVLAPFTLGLSLTATAIGVGVAVSGAKGGSSTITDKWYSGQERRKVEEILQEHKAQMEDVEGCLQFINAGTERLRKFEDAAVAQDVDDEVAKMMRVAQILGKNLAETQPTSSPTRVLQGFAASMDIYFQEEQKLKKDSETKLARKMRELAKQMKIGVDALMLVRNRIRAAVEQVEAHEQR
- the LOC134093823 gene encoding uncharacterized protein LOC134093823 isoform X1 codes for the protein MATNLKGKGRVKPNHPPPPPPVPRPQGLTQEQLEGLEQAQPNEKLHKNTENSEETQPGPAENLSMIPDDEPLYSSPNELTPPVSRRPKPVRPPLPSRATLRRWVSEGTGTSAYKEVESRPPLRPGSSVYKEAKLRRPLRPSLGPGASVEKDTEPRPPLRPSLRPGASVYKEAKLRPPLRPPLRPGASVYKETETRPPLMRQTETETETNSEQLRPDDPSQTTQPDDLSQTTQPDDRSETTRPDGPLETIPPDGLLETTQPEDMSETTQSDGSLETTQPDDRSETTQPAQSDSQEEEPGDPLYVDVLEEPHYIDPDELNLPIFRGKHKPSRPPPPSSSSVRYSPSPGYAPSHGHSLSLGSSPAPDWYKARALQRLQSGQSSAGDHHAPKTGLYPQLSLPSRLPTARSPQQSLLSKKNELDMLMEWWCTAKCWEKMYKSDIDQQVEEQNKQTLLSEAQRVRLALNLFECLLFHRGQIFNSHITQLYGLADKLDETKKKAKVAGIAGGSVAAATGIVLAPFTLGLSLTATAIGVGVAVSGAKGGSSTITDKWYSGQERRKVEEILQEHKAQMEDVEGCLQFINAGTERLRKFEDAAVAQDVDDEVAKMMRVAQILGKNLAETQPTSSPTRVLQGFAASMDIYFQEEQKLKKDSETKLARKMRELAKQMKIGVDALMLVRNRIRAAVEQVEAHEQR